ATGAGTTCTAGGCCAAAATGCACAAGTTTATAAAAGCACTGTACATATGGTGCCTTATAGAGCTAATGTCTATGTCCCAGCTTCAATAGCATACACCCTTAggtgtataaatagggcagtCCATTACTCTTCGAGGAACAAGGCGAACATTTCGTAGTTCCCACCTGGCATtcgatattggcacttgcctcaatcatttCTAGGACTTGGGGCCTTCCCCTCTCCCGctcagcttgtaacccctactacagtcACCTCGGAGCAAGTAATATAACATTCATCCCCCTCTGCTGGAAGTGGGGCCTTGCattgcccgaaccaggataaatcgCTTGTGTCAACTCACATCACCATCTAGATTCAGGACACGCGACATCACTTCACTAGTTGGTTAGGACCACGAGTCCAGACACCGACACATAGGCTTATATCCAATGCCTATGATTCCAACACCTAGTGGAACTAGATGACTAAGTTGCCTAATTAGACCCCCTCTTAATAATATGAACATCTATTGAAAATATGATCCCGCACTCTATTGTGTCTTAACCAGTAAAACAAAATGTCTTCGCTTAAACCTTTTCTTTGAGCCCTCGCATTTTGTCTTTCTCTTTCCTTTTCACATGTTGAGCTCTTGTTCATCCATGGTGGCCATCACCATGCTTTTCATGGTTGTCTACCTTGCTAAATCTTTCAATGTGGACTTAACACAATCCGCATGGGGGTAAGATAGCCCCAAGCATTGTATTAATGCAAGAGCTCACACTTGTTAAGAAAACCCTTTAACCCTTACCCCACCCATTCATAGTGGCGCCATAGCCCATGTGAGCACGACGATGACCGGGGCTAAACCTCAGACATGTGCTTTGGCTTATGGGATAAACGAGGGGATTTTTAACCTAAGCCTAAATTTGCTCCCACAAGTAGACCAGATCAAAGATCATGGGTCACCTGAATCGACCCGCCCAAAAAATCGGTCCGACCCGACCCAACCAATGAGATGGGCGGGTACAAGCCATAATTTTTAACCCGTAATAATTCATGGgccaggtaccggtcatgattttTTACTCAACACTCAACTCAACCCCGAAAAAACCGACCCAAAGCCAAAAAACCGACTCAACACGTCAAACAAAGAGGCATAGGCCAACCCAACCAGACCCAACACTAGGCATAGGTCGAGGTACAGGCCGTGTTAAATTGCACACGACCCGACCTTGACCCGATCCAAACTCGGCCCGACGTTTGAACAGGTCTACCCATAAGGAGACAAACTCGATACTTAAGGATTAGAACGCAACAAGAAGTGATTTAGGATAATTGTAGTGTAAAACACAATAAGAAGTGTCATAAATTGGCTATTGGATATACATAAATCACATTGATCTGGTGCATGTTTTTCGATAATTGACGGTGCCGTTACAGATGCGCACGATGGGCCAGTGGTTTATCGTACATACCGTGCCAACGTGATTGTTGTAAATATATCAGTTTTACGATAATTGTCATCCAAAAATCAATCTAGCATCTTAGAAGACAGTTCCCTCACGAGAGTGACGGTGGACCCTGACATAGATACGCTCTGTAAATGTGATACACACGATCTCCACCACGTGTGCGGTGGGGTATGCTACGTGCTTTTAGTGGAAACGTAAAATGCAACAAAGAGTGTTGTAAAATTCATTTGAAAATGCATGAATCATGATGATTAGGTGCAAGTTTAAGCGACAATTGATGAAAACTACAACAACGGTGTTAAGGAAAAAAATGTAGCATAGAGCATAACCTTAAGTAACATAAAGCGCGTCGAGTGATAACATAACATCTAAACTGAAAAAGACAATAATAACTGAGTATGTAGATATCATGTACAactcatatataaatatatacatgCTGCAGAGGAGCCGTCTGTGCCACCAGGGAGCCAACCTGTACCGTCGGCCGCATGTCGTGGCTGCGCACACCGTAGCCATTGGCGGCTGGTCGCGCTCGTGCTTGCCGCTGCTATGCCAGACCAACAATAGTATTGTAAAAAGTATCTTTTTCGCGACATGCTTGTCCGTCGCTATCGTGTCTGCTTCGTCGCGTTCGCTCGTGTCTCACGCAACCGTCGCGCTGAAACCCTAGTCCCTGACAGTCTCACGcataggcatcacgaaaggcaatgTAGGGCGGTTGGTTTTATACGATGGAGTAGACGGTTTGATCAACAATTCATGTATCTTTTTATGTCTATAGAATATAATGCTTCCTCCACTCCGTTATATATGTTGTTTTGGTTTTGTCCTAAATTAAATTTATCTAATATCTTCATCAATTTTATAAAGTTTTTCTACTTGACCAAATTATTTTCTTTGAGAAGTTCAAATTCATGAAAATAGGGTGCAATTTACCAGATAATCTaagtattattatatgagaaacaAACTCCAGCGGATTAAAAAACAGCTAGGGAACTAATAACACTTCATCATATCGCAAAAGAAGAACTGAAGAACGCTTCGATTTTGACGTGCATAAATCACGAAGGAACGGCATGCGGCATGTGGCACCAATACACCCATCAGCTGAACCCCCAGAATCCCAGATATTGTACACCCATATCACCATTTCCCCCAATTCCAAGAAATCAGTAACCGGTACCGTGTGCGTGACAACATGAACATACAAAAGGGATACATAAAACGCTCCCCACTGAATGGCTGAGCCTGAAGCAGTTACCGCTGCCACGCACTGATGCATATGCACCACACACCATTATACCCGAAGAAGAAACCATGGCGCCCAAAGGCTTTTGAAACGACGGCTAAACTTATACTAGCAAGTAGCTACGCTAAATAACTTGCAGATATATATGCGTTCATGCAtccatgcaatgcaatgcaaagcATAAAGACGCACAGCTCGATACCACGCTGCTGGAAAACGCcgtgtgtgtgtgtgcgcgcgcATGCATGAATGCTACACCGAACACTGCTCCTGCGCGCCGTAGTTCATGCGCTGCCGCTTAATGCTCCCGCCGCCGCCACCAGACGACGACGTGTCGCAGCTGCTGGCCGTCCTGCGGTCCATGACGCCGCGCAGGGCCTCCTGGACCGACGCGATGCACTCGTGCCTCCGGTGCGAGGCAGCGCGCTCGCCGccctcctcctcatcctcctcctcctcgtcgtcgtcgccgtcgccgccgccgccgccgccgccgcgctggACGTCCGCTCTCCTGTCCGCGGTGATGAGGAGCAAGCTGCGGACGCGCCCGCCGAGCGTGGTGATCTCGGCCCGGCGCGCGCGCATCTGGAGGGCGGCCAGCGCGCGGACGATGTCCGGGATGAGGTCCGGGCGGTCCTCGCAGCAGAGCGACGCGCGCACCACGAGCCGGCCGGCGCCGTCGGCCCCCGCGTCCACGCACAGCTCGTCGGCCTCCGTCGGCAGCAGCTGCGCCTGCGCCTGCGCCTGCGTCCGCCCGGCGCCTTCgtcgtcggcgtcggcgtcggcgtcggtGGCCGCCATCATCGCCGAGGTCTGGCGCTTCAGCTCCTTCACGTGGTCCAGCACCTCGGCCAGCAGCGACGCTTTGTCCGTCTGCACGAACGCGTGCGCGCGAATAATACAGGGGCACATAGAATCACATGAGTGCGTGGATCGGTTTCAGCGGTCTGCGTCGTGTGTGAACATCATCTCAAGGCGCGAGCGAGCGAGCATGCATGATGATTATTCTCTCGCCTAGCTAGGGTGGCGCACTCACTCGCTCACGCTAGCGAAGCGATCGAGTGTTGTTAGCGAGCGCGGCCTGATGAGAGAATGGCGGTACACTCGCTCGCGCGGTGCAGCTTTTTTCTATCCCTGCATTCATAAATGGCCTTTGGAGCTTTTTACA
This portion of the Zea mays cultivar B73 chromosome 2, Zm-B73-REFERENCE-NAM-5.0, whole genome shotgun sequence genome encodes:
- the LOC100279487 gene encoding uncharacterized protein LOC100279487, producing MWDGGVEHGSQEAAHQLLPWLGAAPFSEPAAVAGLGAAMGAYACDGVGGLGHGGVFGFGFDAAVQQQQQQQRAADGSGKAVVVSGLLGSLQAELGRMTAREMMDAKALAASRSHSEAERRRRQRINGHLARLRSLLPNTTKTDKASLLAEVLDHVKELKRQTSAMMAATDADADADDEGAGRTQAQAQAQLLPTEADELCVDAGADGAGRLVVRASLCCEDRPDLIPDIVRALAALQMRARRAEITTLGGRVRSLLLITADRRADVQRGGGGGGGDGDDDEEEEDEEEGGERAASHRRHECIASVQEALRGVMDRRTASSCDTSSSGGGGGSIKRQRMNYGAQEQCSV